From the genome of Anopheles merus strain MAF chromosome X, AmerM5.1, whole genome shotgun sequence, one region includes:
- the LOC121587768 gene encoding integrin alpha-PS1 isoform X2 has translation MTHLALAVVVAVAVVVLLLPGRTFAFNLETRHMLEKQGQPGSYFGYSVAGHSQRAGGGGGGAGGRNGAGNATHWMLVGAPLGQNLQPGSNHSGALFRCPITLAQDDCTQVITDGHRTPTGKYLPFRQAYTDDFDDDELLGDGESRLEPPGVDEIKNNQWLGVTVETGGQENKIFVCAHRYIKINNPQSLASSPSGPGSPGLYLGQGVCYVLNEDFSFGFAVEVCRGRSIEREHQQYAFCQSGTSGAVLPDGTALIGTPGAMTWKGTLFNVAIEGGFLSRDKFQYFAPHDNLHSPVPNYSYLGMAVTGGRFFGEYMAYAGGAPRAAQGNGEVVIFTNRKKRNPFDHVVSLRGEQFGSGFGSTLASADINGDGRLDLLVGAPNYFNRTDGGAVYVYLNRGTSFGPEYDQRLTGRLESRFGTAIANCGDLNHDGLDDVAIGAPYESAGSGRVYIHFGTPDGALSPEPVQTIDPSELFATPWRTFGSSLDGGHDLDGNSYPDLIIGSYASDRVVALLARPIINIRTYEEQQAGEPGSIDPTRVGCPSDPTANVTCFSFRACSAVDDASLSEGDVSADSSLQLRCTIQAETFLNKFSRVYFGTGGGPGAEKTPAVPGAAATRTNILKRRFRLAVSGRPVCHDVTAYLKEGTRDIQNPIQFRISYTLDEERANGGTGAGGRRGRKERELPRLEPILNRTAAERTYTMPFQKDCGVDGLCQSALVIQNATLVGLARGGGAAGGEYQLVLGLDRTLTLALTVQNRADSAYETHLYVRHDASLTYAGSKGSSVCGAHNATMVDCSIGNPLKRNGEVQLSLRFDARSLEEYGSSKGPNGLSQHVALAVFVNTTSQDTGNRTRAQLNLRIQRAVKLSISGKALPEQVFYGGGGEQIMGESAIHSLDEIGMPVQHKYQIYNDGPWRAPMVRLEIDWPLQVANNKPQGKWLLYLDALPVLDMSGIMGDGRSTCDVLRKAEPDGAVVVGGDSVPLVNPLGLPSRTGPSAPPSPFTALRSANYTRAGRVRRDRAMVLRPQAGDGAVQMDCASQTAKCVRIVCKIHDLGPKSHALVTVTARLWNATLVSDYAQVDVVRIGSSARFVVEGIDELLDQAHQPASLTVRTEAFPEMGPPIVAMDVPWWIILIAAIAGLLVLIALTYLLYRCGFFRRKRHTGDDPTLSGNLERRRNPSGGGGGTYDELNDTNGSGGGTAERKPFLGRRS, from the exons ATGACACACCTGGCgctggcagtggtggtggcggtggcggtggtggtgctgctgctgcccggtcGCACCTTCGCCTTCAACCTCGAGACGCGCCACATGCTGGAGAAACAGGGCCAGCCCGGTTCCTACTTTGGCTACTCGGTCGCCGGCCACAGCCAGCGGGCCGGGGGCGGTGGGGGCGGTGCCGGCGGACGCAACGGGGCCGGAAATGCGACGCACTG GATGCTGGTGGGCGCACCGCTCGGGCAGAATCTGCAGCCCGGCTCGAACCACTCGGGCGCCCTGTTCCGGTGTCCGATTACGCTGGCGCAGGACGACTGCACGCAGGTCATCACCGATGGCCACCGGA CACCCACCGGGAAGTATCTTCCCTTTCGCCAAGCGTACA CGGACGAtttcgacgacgacgagctgcTGGGCGATGGGGAGTCCCGCCTGGAGCCGCCCGGTGTGGACGAAATCAAGAACAACCAGTGGCTGGGCGTGACGGTCGAAACGGGCGGCCAGGAGAACAAG AtctttgtgtgtgcgcatCGGTACATTAAAATCAACAACCCGCAGTCGCTGGCGTCCTCCCCGTCCGGGCCCGGCTCGCCCGGCCTGTACCTCGGCCAGGGCGTCTGCTACGTGCTGAACGAGGACTTTTCCTTCGGCTTCGCGGTCGAGGTGTGCCGGGGCCGGTCGATCGAGCGCGAGCACCAGCAGTACGCGTTCTGCCAGTCGGGCACGTCCGGCGCGGTGCTGCCGGACGGTACCGCGCTGATCGGGACGCCCGGCGCGATGACCTGGAAGGGCACGCTGTTTAACGTCGCGATCGAGGGCGGCTTCCTGTCGCGCGACAAGTTCCAGTACTTTGCGCCGCACGACAACCTGCACTCACCGGTGCCGAACTACAGCTACCTCGGCATGGCCGTCACCGGTGGCCGCTTCTTCGGCGAGTACATGGCGTACGCGGGCGGTGCGCCGCGCGCCGCCCAGGGCAACGGGGAGGTCGTGATCTTTACCAACCGGAAGAAGCGCAACCCGTTCGACCATGTCGTGTCGCTGCGGGGCGAACAGTTCGGGTCCGGCTTTGGCAGTACGCTCGCGTCGGCCGATATCAACGGCGATGG CCGGCTGGACTTGCTGGTGGGCGCCCCGAACTACTTCAACCGTACCGATGGGGGCGCGGTGTACGTCTACCTGAACCGGGGCACCAGCTTCGGGCCCGAGTACGACCAGCGGCTAACCGGGCGGCTCGAGTCGCGGTTCGGCACCGCCATCGCCAACTGTGGCGACCTCAACCACGACGGGCTGGACGATGTGGCGATCGGGGCACCGTACGAGTCGGCCGGCAGTGGCCGGGTGTACATACACTTCGGCACGCCCGACGGGGCCCTGTCGCCCGAGCCGGTGCAGACGATCGATCCGTCCGAGCTGTTCGCGACGCCGTGGCGCACATTTGGCAGCTCGCTCGACGGTGGGCACGATCTGGACGGCAACTCCTATCCGGATCTGATCATCGGCTCGTACGCTAGCGATCGGGTCGTGGCGCTGCTCGCCCGCCCCATCATCAACATACGCACGTACGAGGAGCAGCAGGCGGGCGAGCCGGGCTCGATCGATCCGACCCGTGTCGGCTGCCCGTCCGATCCGACCGCAAACGTCACGTG CTTCAGCTTCCGGGCGTGCAGTGCGGTGGACGATGCGTCCCTGAGCGAGGGCGACGTGTCGGCGGATTCCTCCCTGCAGCTGCGCTGCACCATCCAGGCGGAAACGTTTCTGAACAAGTTTTCGCGCGTGTACTTCGGCACCGGCGGTGGGCCGGGCGCGGAAAAGACCCCTGCCGTCCCGGGTGCGGCCGCGACGCGCACCAACATACTGAAGCGCCGGTTCCGGCTGGCGGTGAGCGGCAGGCCGGTGTGCCACGATGTGACGGCGTACCTGAAGGAGGGCACGCGCGACATACAGAACCCGATCCAGTTCCGCATCAGCTACACGCTCGACGAGGAGCGTGCGAATGGTGGGACCGGTGCTGGTGGACGCCGGGGTCGAAAGGAGCGGGAGCTGCCCCGGCTGGAACCGATCCTGAACCGGACGGCGGCAGAGCGCACGTACACCATGCcgttccagaaggactgcggtGTGGACGGGCTGTGCCAGTCGGCCCTGGTCATCCAGAACGCGACGCTGGTGGGGCTGGCCCGGGGCGGTGGCGCCGCCGGTGGCGAGTACCAGCTGGTGCTGGGGCTCGACCGGACGCTGACGCTGGCCCTGACGGTACAGAATCGGGCCGATTCGGCGTACGAAACGCACCTGTACGTGCGGCACGATGCTTCCCTCACGTACGCCGGCTCGAAG GGCTCGTCGGTGTGCGGTGCGCACAACGCAACGATGGTCGACTGCAGCATCGGCAACCCGCTGAAGCGGAACGGTGAGGTGCAGCTGTCGCTGCGGTTCGATGCCCGCTCGCTCGAGGAATACGGGTCGAGCAAGGGCCCGAACGGTCTCTCGCAGCACGTGGCGCTGGCCGTGTTCGTCAACACCACGTCGCAGGACACGGGCAATAGGACTCGGGCGCAGCTGAACCTGCGCATTCAGCGCGCGGTCAAGCTGAGCATCAGCGGCAAGGCGCTGCCGGAGCAGGTGTTTTACGGCGGGGGCGGCGAGCAGATTATGGGCGAGAGTGCGATCCACTCGCTGGACGAGATCGGTATGCCGGTGCAGCACAAGTATCAG ATCTACAACGATGGGCCGTGGCGGGCACCGATGGTCCGGCTGGAGATCGACTGGCCGCTGCAGGTGGCCAACAACAAGCCGCAGGGCAAGTGGCTGCTCTACCTCGATGCCCTGCCCGTGCTCGACATGTCCGGCATCATGGGCGACGGGCGCAGCACCTGCGACGTCCTGCGCAAGGCAGAACCGGACGGTGCGGTGGTTGTCGGGGGCGATTCCGTCCCGCTCGTAAACCCGCTCGGTTTGCCGAGCCGCACCGGGCCGAGCGCACCGCCCAGCCCGTTCACGGCGCTGCGCAGCGCCAACTACACCCGAGCGGGACGCGTGCGCCGCGACCGAGCGATGGTGCTGCGCCCGCAGGCCGGCGACGGCGCCGTCCAGATGGACTGTGCCAGCCAAACGGCCAAGTGCGTGCGGATCGTGTGCAAGATACACGATCTCGGGCCGAAATCGCACGCCCTCGTCACCGTTACCGCGCGGCTCTGGAACGCCACGCTCGTGAGCGATTACGCGCAGGTGGACGTGGTGCGGATCGGGTCGAGCGCCCGGTTCGTCGTCGAGGGcatcgacgagctgctcgaccaGGCGCACCAACCGGCCAGTTTGACCGTGCGCACGGAAGCGTTCCCGGAGATGGGGCCGCCGATCGTCGCGATGGACGTGCCGTGGTGGATCATCCTCATCGCCGCCATTGCCgggctgctggtgctgatcGCGCTCACCTACTTGCTCTACCGGTGTGGGTTCTTCCGCCGCAAGCGGCACACCGGCGACGATCCGACGCTGAGCGGCAATCTCGAGCGGCGCCGCAACCCgtccggcggcggcggcggcacctACGACGAGCTGAACGACACCAACGGCAGCGGGGGCGGTACGGCCGAGCGGAAACCGTTCCTTGGCCGGCGCTCCTAA
- the LOC121587768 gene encoding integrin alpha-PS1 isoform X1: MTHLALAVVVAVAVVVLLLPGRTFAFNLETRHMLEKQGQPGSYFGYSVAGHSQRAGGGGGGAGGRNGAGNATHWMLVGAPLGQNLQPGSNHSGALFRCPITLAQDDCTQVITDGHRTPTGKYLPFRQAYSKSDDFDDDELLGDGESRLEPPGVDEIKNNQWLGVTVETGGQENKIFVCAHRYIKINNPQSLASSPSGPGSPGLYLGQGVCYVLNEDFSFGFAVEVCRGRSIEREHQQYAFCQSGTSGAVLPDGTALIGTPGAMTWKGTLFNVAIEGGFLSRDKFQYFAPHDNLHSPVPNYSYLGMAVTGGRFFGEYMAYAGGAPRAAQGNGEVVIFTNRKKRNPFDHVVSLRGEQFGSGFGSTLASADINGDGRLDLLVGAPNYFNRTDGGAVYVYLNRGTSFGPEYDQRLTGRLESRFGTAIANCGDLNHDGLDDVAIGAPYESAGSGRVYIHFGTPDGALSPEPVQTIDPSELFATPWRTFGSSLDGGHDLDGNSYPDLIIGSYASDRVVALLARPIINIRTYEEQQAGEPGSIDPTRVGCPSDPTANVTCFSFRACSAVDDASLSEGDVSADSSLQLRCTIQAETFLNKFSRVYFGTGGGPGAEKTPAVPGAAATRTNILKRRFRLAVSGRPVCHDVTAYLKEGTRDIQNPIQFRISYTLDEERANGGTGAGGRRGRKERELPRLEPILNRTAAERTYTMPFQKDCGVDGLCQSALVIQNATLVGLARGGGAAGGEYQLVLGLDRTLTLALTVQNRADSAYETHLYVRHDASLTYAGSKGSSVCGAHNATMVDCSIGNPLKRNGEVQLSLRFDARSLEEYGSSKGPNGLSQHVALAVFVNTTSQDTGNRTRAQLNLRIQRAVKLSISGKALPEQVFYGGGGEQIMGESAIHSLDEIGMPVQHKYQIYNDGPWRAPMVRLEIDWPLQVANNKPQGKWLLYLDALPVLDMSGIMGDGRSTCDVLRKAEPDGAVVVGGDSVPLVNPLGLPSRTGPSAPPSPFTALRSANYTRAGRVRRDRAMVLRPQAGDGAVQMDCASQTAKCVRIVCKIHDLGPKSHALVTVTARLWNATLVSDYAQVDVVRIGSSARFVVEGIDELLDQAHQPASLTVRTEAFPEMGPPIVAMDVPWWIILIAAIAGLLVLIALTYLLYRCGFFRRKRHTGDDPTLSGNLERRRNPSGGGGGTYDELNDTNGSGGGTAERKPFLGRRS, from the exons ATGACACACCTGGCgctggcagtggtggtggcggtggcggtggtggtgctgctgctgcccggtcGCACCTTCGCCTTCAACCTCGAGACGCGCCACATGCTGGAGAAACAGGGCCAGCCCGGTTCCTACTTTGGCTACTCGGTCGCCGGCCACAGCCAGCGGGCCGGGGGCGGTGGGGGCGGTGCCGGCGGACGCAACGGGGCCGGAAATGCGACGCACTG GATGCTGGTGGGCGCACCGCTCGGGCAGAATCTGCAGCCCGGCTCGAACCACTCGGGCGCCCTGTTCCGGTGTCCGATTACGCTGGCGCAGGACGACTGCACGCAGGTCATCACCGATGGCCACCGGA CACCCACCGGGAAGTATCTTCCCTTTCGCCAAGCGTACAGTAAGT CGGACGAtttcgacgacgacgagctgcTGGGCGATGGGGAGTCCCGCCTGGAGCCGCCCGGTGTGGACGAAATCAAGAACAACCAGTGGCTGGGCGTGACGGTCGAAACGGGCGGCCAGGAGAACAAG AtctttgtgtgtgcgcatCGGTACATTAAAATCAACAACCCGCAGTCGCTGGCGTCCTCCCCGTCCGGGCCCGGCTCGCCCGGCCTGTACCTCGGCCAGGGCGTCTGCTACGTGCTGAACGAGGACTTTTCCTTCGGCTTCGCGGTCGAGGTGTGCCGGGGCCGGTCGATCGAGCGCGAGCACCAGCAGTACGCGTTCTGCCAGTCGGGCACGTCCGGCGCGGTGCTGCCGGACGGTACCGCGCTGATCGGGACGCCCGGCGCGATGACCTGGAAGGGCACGCTGTTTAACGTCGCGATCGAGGGCGGCTTCCTGTCGCGCGACAAGTTCCAGTACTTTGCGCCGCACGACAACCTGCACTCACCGGTGCCGAACTACAGCTACCTCGGCATGGCCGTCACCGGTGGCCGCTTCTTCGGCGAGTACATGGCGTACGCGGGCGGTGCGCCGCGCGCCGCCCAGGGCAACGGGGAGGTCGTGATCTTTACCAACCGGAAGAAGCGCAACCCGTTCGACCATGTCGTGTCGCTGCGGGGCGAACAGTTCGGGTCCGGCTTTGGCAGTACGCTCGCGTCGGCCGATATCAACGGCGATGG CCGGCTGGACTTGCTGGTGGGCGCCCCGAACTACTTCAACCGTACCGATGGGGGCGCGGTGTACGTCTACCTGAACCGGGGCACCAGCTTCGGGCCCGAGTACGACCAGCGGCTAACCGGGCGGCTCGAGTCGCGGTTCGGCACCGCCATCGCCAACTGTGGCGACCTCAACCACGACGGGCTGGACGATGTGGCGATCGGGGCACCGTACGAGTCGGCCGGCAGTGGCCGGGTGTACATACACTTCGGCACGCCCGACGGGGCCCTGTCGCCCGAGCCGGTGCAGACGATCGATCCGTCCGAGCTGTTCGCGACGCCGTGGCGCACATTTGGCAGCTCGCTCGACGGTGGGCACGATCTGGACGGCAACTCCTATCCGGATCTGATCATCGGCTCGTACGCTAGCGATCGGGTCGTGGCGCTGCTCGCCCGCCCCATCATCAACATACGCACGTACGAGGAGCAGCAGGCGGGCGAGCCGGGCTCGATCGATCCGACCCGTGTCGGCTGCCCGTCCGATCCGACCGCAAACGTCACGTG CTTCAGCTTCCGGGCGTGCAGTGCGGTGGACGATGCGTCCCTGAGCGAGGGCGACGTGTCGGCGGATTCCTCCCTGCAGCTGCGCTGCACCATCCAGGCGGAAACGTTTCTGAACAAGTTTTCGCGCGTGTACTTCGGCACCGGCGGTGGGCCGGGCGCGGAAAAGACCCCTGCCGTCCCGGGTGCGGCCGCGACGCGCACCAACATACTGAAGCGCCGGTTCCGGCTGGCGGTGAGCGGCAGGCCGGTGTGCCACGATGTGACGGCGTACCTGAAGGAGGGCACGCGCGACATACAGAACCCGATCCAGTTCCGCATCAGCTACACGCTCGACGAGGAGCGTGCGAATGGTGGGACCGGTGCTGGTGGACGCCGGGGTCGAAAGGAGCGGGAGCTGCCCCGGCTGGAACCGATCCTGAACCGGACGGCGGCAGAGCGCACGTACACCATGCcgttccagaaggactgcggtGTGGACGGGCTGTGCCAGTCGGCCCTGGTCATCCAGAACGCGACGCTGGTGGGGCTGGCCCGGGGCGGTGGCGCCGCCGGTGGCGAGTACCAGCTGGTGCTGGGGCTCGACCGGACGCTGACGCTGGCCCTGACGGTACAGAATCGGGCCGATTCGGCGTACGAAACGCACCTGTACGTGCGGCACGATGCTTCCCTCACGTACGCCGGCTCGAAG GGCTCGTCGGTGTGCGGTGCGCACAACGCAACGATGGTCGACTGCAGCATCGGCAACCCGCTGAAGCGGAACGGTGAGGTGCAGCTGTCGCTGCGGTTCGATGCCCGCTCGCTCGAGGAATACGGGTCGAGCAAGGGCCCGAACGGTCTCTCGCAGCACGTGGCGCTGGCCGTGTTCGTCAACACCACGTCGCAGGACACGGGCAATAGGACTCGGGCGCAGCTGAACCTGCGCATTCAGCGCGCGGTCAAGCTGAGCATCAGCGGCAAGGCGCTGCCGGAGCAGGTGTTTTACGGCGGGGGCGGCGAGCAGATTATGGGCGAGAGTGCGATCCACTCGCTGGACGAGATCGGTATGCCGGTGCAGCACAAGTATCAG ATCTACAACGATGGGCCGTGGCGGGCACCGATGGTCCGGCTGGAGATCGACTGGCCGCTGCAGGTGGCCAACAACAAGCCGCAGGGCAAGTGGCTGCTCTACCTCGATGCCCTGCCCGTGCTCGACATGTCCGGCATCATGGGCGACGGGCGCAGCACCTGCGACGTCCTGCGCAAGGCAGAACCGGACGGTGCGGTGGTTGTCGGGGGCGATTCCGTCCCGCTCGTAAACCCGCTCGGTTTGCCGAGCCGCACCGGGCCGAGCGCACCGCCCAGCCCGTTCACGGCGCTGCGCAGCGCCAACTACACCCGAGCGGGACGCGTGCGCCGCGACCGAGCGATGGTGCTGCGCCCGCAGGCCGGCGACGGCGCCGTCCAGATGGACTGTGCCAGCCAAACGGCCAAGTGCGTGCGGATCGTGTGCAAGATACACGATCTCGGGCCGAAATCGCACGCCCTCGTCACCGTTACCGCGCGGCTCTGGAACGCCACGCTCGTGAGCGATTACGCGCAGGTGGACGTGGTGCGGATCGGGTCGAGCGCCCGGTTCGTCGTCGAGGGcatcgacgagctgctcgaccaGGCGCACCAACCGGCCAGTTTGACCGTGCGCACGGAAGCGTTCCCGGAGATGGGGCCGCCGATCGTCGCGATGGACGTGCCGTGGTGGATCATCCTCATCGCCGCCATTGCCgggctgctggtgctgatcGCGCTCACCTACTTGCTCTACCGGTGTGGGTTCTTCCGCCGCAAGCGGCACACCGGCGACGATCCGACGCTGAGCGGCAATCTCGAGCGGCGCCGCAACCCgtccggcggcggcggcggcacctACGACGAGCTGAACGACACCAACGGCAGCGGGGGCGGTACGGCCGAGCGGAAACCGTTCCTTGGCCGGCGCTCCTAA
- the LOC121587768 gene encoding integrin alpha-PS1 isoform X3, translating to MTHLALAVVVAVAVVVLLLPGRTFAFNLETRHMLEKQGQPGSYFGYSVAGHSQRAGGGGGGAGGRNGAGNATHWMLVGAPLGQNLQPGSNHSGALFRCPITLAQDDCTQVITDGHRTDDFDDDELLGDGESRLEPPGVDEIKNNQWLGVTVETGGQENKIFVCAHRYIKINNPQSLASSPSGPGSPGLYLGQGVCYVLNEDFSFGFAVEVCRGRSIEREHQQYAFCQSGTSGAVLPDGTALIGTPGAMTWKGTLFNVAIEGGFLSRDKFQYFAPHDNLHSPVPNYSYLGMAVTGGRFFGEYMAYAGGAPRAAQGNGEVVIFTNRKKRNPFDHVVSLRGEQFGSGFGSTLASADINGDGRLDLLVGAPNYFNRTDGGAVYVYLNRGTSFGPEYDQRLTGRLESRFGTAIANCGDLNHDGLDDVAIGAPYESAGSGRVYIHFGTPDGALSPEPVQTIDPSELFATPWRTFGSSLDGGHDLDGNSYPDLIIGSYASDRVVALLARPIINIRTYEEQQAGEPGSIDPTRVGCPSDPTANVTCFSFRACSAVDDASLSEGDVSADSSLQLRCTIQAETFLNKFSRVYFGTGGGPGAEKTPAVPGAAATRTNILKRRFRLAVSGRPVCHDVTAYLKEGTRDIQNPIQFRISYTLDEERANGGTGAGGRRGRKERELPRLEPILNRTAAERTYTMPFQKDCGVDGLCQSALVIQNATLVGLARGGGAAGGEYQLVLGLDRTLTLALTVQNRADSAYETHLYVRHDASLTYAGSKGSSVCGAHNATMVDCSIGNPLKRNGEVQLSLRFDARSLEEYGSSKGPNGLSQHVALAVFVNTTSQDTGNRTRAQLNLRIQRAVKLSISGKALPEQVFYGGGGEQIMGESAIHSLDEIGMPVQHKYQIYNDGPWRAPMVRLEIDWPLQVANNKPQGKWLLYLDALPVLDMSGIMGDGRSTCDVLRKAEPDGAVVVGGDSVPLVNPLGLPSRTGPSAPPSPFTALRSANYTRAGRVRRDRAMVLRPQAGDGAVQMDCASQTAKCVRIVCKIHDLGPKSHALVTVTARLWNATLVSDYAQVDVVRIGSSARFVVEGIDELLDQAHQPASLTVRTEAFPEMGPPIVAMDVPWWIILIAAIAGLLVLIALTYLLYRCGFFRRKRHTGDDPTLSGNLERRRNPSGGGGGTYDELNDTNGSGGGTAERKPFLGRRS from the exons ATGACACACCTGGCgctggcagtggtggtggcggtggcggtggtggtgctgctgctgcccggtcGCACCTTCGCCTTCAACCTCGAGACGCGCCACATGCTGGAGAAACAGGGCCAGCCCGGTTCCTACTTTGGCTACTCGGTCGCCGGCCACAGCCAGCGGGCCGGGGGCGGTGGGGGCGGTGCCGGCGGACGCAACGGGGCCGGAAATGCGACGCACTG GATGCTGGTGGGCGCACCGCTCGGGCAGAATCTGCAGCCCGGCTCGAACCACTCGGGCGCCCTGTTCCGGTGTCCGATTACGCTGGCGCAGGACGACTGCACGCAGGTCATCACCGATGGCCACCGGA CGGACGAtttcgacgacgacgagctgcTGGGCGATGGGGAGTCCCGCCTGGAGCCGCCCGGTGTGGACGAAATCAAGAACAACCAGTGGCTGGGCGTGACGGTCGAAACGGGCGGCCAGGAGAACAAG AtctttgtgtgtgcgcatCGGTACATTAAAATCAACAACCCGCAGTCGCTGGCGTCCTCCCCGTCCGGGCCCGGCTCGCCCGGCCTGTACCTCGGCCAGGGCGTCTGCTACGTGCTGAACGAGGACTTTTCCTTCGGCTTCGCGGTCGAGGTGTGCCGGGGCCGGTCGATCGAGCGCGAGCACCAGCAGTACGCGTTCTGCCAGTCGGGCACGTCCGGCGCGGTGCTGCCGGACGGTACCGCGCTGATCGGGACGCCCGGCGCGATGACCTGGAAGGGCACGCTGTTTAACGTCGCGATCGAGGGCGGCTTCCTGTCGCGCGACAAGTTCCAGTACTTTGCGCCGCACGACAACCTGCACTCACCGGTGCCGAACTACAGCTACCTCGGCATGGCCGTCACCGGTGGCCGCTTCTTCGGCGAGTACATGGCGTACGCGGGCGGTGCGCCGCGCGCCGCCCAGGGCAACGGGGAGGTCGTGATCTTTACCAACCGGAAGAAGCGCAACCCGTTCGACCATGTCGTGTCGCTGCGGGGCGAACAGTTCGGGTCCGGCTTTGGCAGTACGCTCGCGTCGGCCGATATCAACGGCGATGG CCGGCTGGACTTGCTGGTGGGCGCCCCGAACTACTTCAACCGTACCGATGGGGGCGCGGTGTACGTCTACCTGAACCGGGGCACCAGCTTCGGGCCCGAGTACGACCAGCGGCTAACCGGGCGGCTCGAGTCGCGGTTCGGCACCGCCATCGCCAACTGTGGCGACCTCAACCACGACGGGCTGGACGATGTGGCGATCGGGGCACCGTACGAGTCGGCCGGCAGTGGCCGGGTGTACATACACTTCGGCACGCCCGACGGGGCCCTGTCGCCCGAGCCGGTGCAGACGATCGATCCGTCCGAGCTGTTCGCGACGCCGTGGCGCACATTTGGCAGCTCGCTCGACGGTGGGCACGATCTGGACGGCAACTCCTATCCGGATCTGATCATCGGCTCGTACGCTAGCGATCGGGTCGTGGCGCTGCTCGCCCGCCCCATCATCAACATACGCACGTACGAGGAGCAGCAGGCGGGCGAGCCGGGCTCGATCGATCCGACCCGTGTCGGCTGCCCGTCCGATCCGACCGCAAACGTCACGTG CTTCAGCTTCCGGGCGTGCAGTGCGGTGGACGATGCGTCCCTGAGCGAGGGCGACGTGTCGGCGGATTCCTCCCTGCAGCTGCGCTGCACCATCCAGGCGGAAACGTTTCTGAACAAGTTTTCGCGCGTGTACTTCGGCACCGGCGGTGGGCCGGGCGCGGAAAAGACCCCTGCCGTCCCGGGTGCGGCCGCGACGCGCACCAACATACTGAAGCGCCGGTTCCGGCTGGCGGTGAGCGGCAGGCCGGTGTGCCACGATGTGACGGCGTACCTGAAGGAGGGCACGCGCGACATACAGAACCCGATCCAGTTCCGCATCAGCTACACGCTCGACGAGGAGCGTGCGAATGGTGGGACCGGTGCTGGTGGACGCCGGGGTCGAAAGGAGCGGGAGCTGCCCCGGCTGGAACCGATCCTGAACCGGACGGCGGCAGAGCGCACGTACACCATGCcgttccagaaggactgcggtGTGGACGGGCTGTGCCAGTCGGCCCTGGTCATCCAGAACGCGACGCTGGTGGGGCTGGCCCGGGGCGGTGGCGCCGCCGGTGGCGAGTACCAGCTGGTGCTGGGGCTCGACCGGACGCTGACGCTGGCCCTGACGGTACAGAATCGGGCCGATTCGGCGTACGAAACGCACCTGTACGTGCGGCACGATGCTTCCCTCACGTACGCCGGCTCGAAG GGCTCGTCGGTGTGCGGTGCGCACAACGCAACGATGGTCGACTGCAGCATCGGCAACCCGCTGAAGCGGAACGGTGAGGTGCAGCTGTCGCTGCGGTTCGATGCCCGCTCGCTCGAGGAATACGGGTCGAGCAAGGGCCCGAACGGTCTCTCGCAGCACGTGGCGCTGGCCGTGTTCGTCAACACCACGTCGCAGGACACGGGCAATAGGACTCGGGCGCAGCTGAACCTGCGCATTCAGCGCGCGGTCAAGCTGAGCATCAGCGGCAAGGCGCTGCCGGAGCAGGTGTTTTACGGCGGGGGCGGCGAGCAGATTATGGGCGAGAGTGCGATCCACTCGCTGGACGAGATCGGTATGCCGGTGCAGCACAAGTATCAG ATCTACAACGATGGGCCGTGGCGGGCACCGATGGTCCGGCTGGAGATCGACTGGCCGCTGCAGGTGGCCAACAACAAGCCGCAGGGCAAGTGGCTGCTCTACCTCGATGCCCTGCCCGTGCTCGACATGTCCGGCATCATGGGCGACGGGCGCAGCACCTGCGACGTCCTGCGCAAGGCAGAACCGGACGGTGCGGTGGTTGTCGGGGGCGATTCCGTCCCGCTCGTAAACCCGCTCGGTTTGCCGAGCCGCACCGGGCCGAGCGCACCGCCCAGCCCGTTCACGGCGCTGCGCAGCGCCAACTACACCCGAGCGGGACGCGTGCGCCGCGACCGAGCGATGGTGCTGCGCCCGCAGGCCGGCGACGGCGCCGTCCAGATGGACTGTGCCAGCCAAACGGCCAAGTGCGTGCGGATCGTGTGCAAGATACACGATCTCGGGCCGAAATCGCACGCCCTCGTCACCGTTACCGCGCGGCTCTGGAACGCCACGCTCGTGAGCGATTACGCGCAGGTGGACGTGGTGCGGATCGGGTCGAGCGCCCGGTTCGTCGTCGAGGGcatcgacgagctgctcgaccaGGCGCACCAACCGGCCAGTTTGACCGTGCGCACGGAAGCGTTCCCGGAGATGGGGCCGCCGATCGTCGCGATGGACGTGCCGTGGTGGATCATCCTCATCGCCGCCATTGCCgggctgctggtgctgatcGCGCTCACCTACTTGCTCTACCGGTGTGGGTTCTTCCGCCGCAAGCGGCACACCGGCGACGATCCGACGCTGAGCGGCAATCTCGAGCGGCGCCGCAACCCgtccggcggcggcggcggcacctACGACGAGCTGAACGACACCAACGGCAGCGGGGGCGGTACGGCCGAGCGGAAACCGTTCCTTGGCCGGCGCTCCTAA